A genomic window from Leptolyngbya sp. BL0902 includes:
- the minD gene encoding septum site-determining protein MinD, with translation MTRIIVMTSGKGGVGKTTCTTNLGMALAQRNQKVVVIDADFGLRNLDLLLGLENRIVYTALDVLAGDCTIEKALVKDKRQPNLALLAAAQNRNKEAITPDQMKELVAGLKGQYDFVIIDCPAGIELGFQNAIAPANEAIVVTTPEVSAVRDADRVVGLLEASDVKYTKLLVNRLKPAMVQEDQMMSVRDVLDILAVPLLGVIPDDERVIVSSNRGEPLVLDEKLSMAGMAFQNIARRLLGEEVPLLDLTATHDDIFSRIRRFLRG, from the coding sequence ATGACGCGCATCATTGTAATGACCTCTGGCAAGGGCGGGGTAGGCAAAACCACCTGCACCACCAACCTGGGCATGGCCCTGGCGCAGCGCAACCAAAAGGTCGTGGTAATCGATGCCGACTTTGGGTTGCGGAACCTCGATCTGCTGCTGGGGCTAGAGAACCGCATTGTCTACACCGCCCTGGATGTGTTGGCAGGGGATTGCACCATCGAAAAAGCTCTAGTAAAAGACAAGCGCCAGCCCAACTTGGCCCTGCTGGCAGCGGCCCAAAACCGCAACAAAGAAGCCATCACCCCCGACCAAATGAAGGAACTGGTGGCGGGGCTGAAGGGCCAGTACGACTTTGTGATCATCGACTGTCCGGCGGGGATTGAGCTGGGGTTTCAGAACGCCATTGCCCCCGCCAACGAAGCCATTGTGGTGACGACGCCGGAGGTGTCCGCCGTGCGCGATGCCGACCGCGTGGTGGGCCTGCTGGAGGCCAGCGACGTGAAATACACCAAGCTGCTGGTGAACCGCCTCAAACCCGCCATGGTGCAGGAAGACCAAATGATGTCCGTGCGCGATGTGTTAGATATCCTAGCGGTGCCGCTGTTGGGGGTGATTCCCGACGACGAGCGGGTGATTGTGTCCTCCAACCGGGGCGAACCCCTGGTGCTGGATGAGAAGCTCTCCATGGCGGGGATGGCCTTCCAAAACATTGCTCGGCGGCTACTGGGGGAAGAGGTGCCCCTGCTCGATCTCACCGCCACCCACGACGACATCTTTAGCCGCATTCGTCGTTTTTTGCGGGGATAA
- a CDS encoding SRPBCC family protein produces the protein MVVSLDGELVPSKSQGVVDLARFSAHEQLVLRQGEVLIVPQSRPQEPAAVMAHMYVPLDRSHIWPQITSYRRWTQFFPNITHSEVLESVKTAGQRYRRLYQVGRKGFMMMTAQVEIYLQVFETACEHVQFRLEQGTFSYFDADLHLQDMGEGTLLTYRVQAAPTIPVPTFLIEQGMKIDLPGNMRQMRQVLCQGYGVG, from the coding sequence ATGGTGGTTAGCCTTGATGGAGAGCTTGTTCCTTCTAAATCTCAGGGCGTGGTAGATCTCGCCCGGTTCTCAGCCCACGAACAGCTTGTCCTGCGGCAGGGGGAGGTGTTAATTGTGCCCCAGTCTCGGCCCCAGGAACCCGCAGCGGTGATGGCCCATATGTACGTCCCGCTAGATCGCTCCCACATTTGGCCGCAAATCACCAGCTATCGGCGCTGGACGCAGTTTTTCCCGAATATTACCCACAGTGAAGTGCTGGAGTCCGTCAAAACCGCCGGACAGCGCTACCGCCGCCTGTACCAGGTGGGACGCAAGGGGTTCATGATGATGACGGCCCAGGTGGAAATCTACCTTCAAGTATTTGAAACCGCCTGCGAGCACGTTCAATTTCGCCTAGAGCAAGGCACCTTCTCCTACTTTGACGCCGATCTGCACCTGCAAGACATGGGCGAGGGTACCCTGCTCACCTACCGCGTACAGGCGGCTCCTACCATCCCCGTGCCCACCTTCCTGATCGAGCAGGGCATGAAGATCGACCTACCCGGTAACATGAGACAGATGCGGCAGGTATTGTGTCAGGGCTATGGCGTGGGTTAA